One Alcaligenes ammonioxydans DNA segment encodes these proteins:
- a CDS encoding virulence factor SrfC family protein produces MTTLQKDLCQDWQNVYHGAGQAIEWVMQARGSSQRLNAQADSLVLELRRARNTARSLSVVSGRPMTIGFFGLSQAGKSYLISSLAAGGNGRLETRYGGETIDFLRHVNPPGGGKEATGLVTRFSRNASPGPEAYPVELQIFSEVDMVKILVNSYFNDFDKEQVGYTFAPDRIKALIDSLKGRAGLTDTGFSADDAVSLWDYVRGSFGNSTRLLDSVYWPELINLAPALRLEDRAQLFSILWGEQAELSELYIGLAKVLQALGHPSKVYAPLTALIRREGDGFVQQDSIMNVDVLESLGSPAEKSLSVLPVREHDGQTVVAAQAVDVPLAHLAALTVELTFPLIGETQASGVDKVDLLDFPGYRGRLNIRSVQEAGAASESSGGNPASQLILRGKVAYLFERYTDQQEMNGLVMCTASDKQSDVKDVEPVLTRWVHRTQGATPQERQNRKVGLMWAITMFDKRIGASLIQDDAQVRDSWDGLMKMSFKERFGHCEWLQQWRPDQPFSNTFLVRKPGMPTPFIDLDTESRELSITASVAEKMGRMRGSFIENPLLAQQLSDPAQAWDAMLALNDGGMQRLRAYVAQIGGLDFKLMRLQEQFRSLHDSLVKKSLYSWYSQDGDQQSVVKEALAKQFREELPAYRALVGELLAALHLSQDTLRDLFLSLGSSKSEPDEPGVLVQEQPFEQQYADLVYRSWVSQLRDLPASRTNQNVLRMPVDLLASLVEELIVASDRWALRDKLLAALTKRRQSGVRRERLADRQVCNVSMTISEFVTWFYLKGGTEDFFKTPRTFAPDGMPALPAQPQDHGALFFEQWLAALAHTTLHNAGYEGGRELSLEQNQALGRILDCFTDKSVA; encoded by the coding sequence ATGACAACCTTACAGAAGGATTTGTGCCAGGACTGGCAGAACGTATATCACGGTGCAGGACAGGCGATTGAGTGGGTCATGCAGGCGCGTGGCTCGTCGCAACGCCTGAATGCGCAAGCCGACAGTCTGGTGCTGGAGCTGCGCCGTGCCCGTAATACAGCCCGCAGTCTGAGCGTGGTGTCGGGGCGCCCCATGACGATTGGGTTTTTTGGTCTGTCGCAAGCGGGCAAATCCTATCTGATTTCCAGCCTTGCCGCGGGGGGCAACGGACGCCTGGAAACCCGTTACGGTGGTGAAACCATCGACTTCTTGCGCCACGTGAACCCACCGGGAGGCGGTAAAGAAGCCACGGGTCTGGTGACGCGTTTCAGCCGTAATGCGAGCCCAGGTCCCGAGGCCTACCCTGTCGAACTGCAGATTTTTTCTGAGGTCGATATGGTGAAAATCCTGGTCAACAGTTATTTCAATGACTTTGACAAGGAGCAGGTCGGTTATACCTTTGCTCCTGATCGTATCAAGGCCTTGATCGACTCGCTCAAAGGCCGCGCGGGCCTCACCGATACCGGCTTTAGCGCCGATGATGCCGTGTCCTTGTGGGATTACGTGCGCGGCAGTTTTGGCAATTCCACCCGCTTGCTCGATAGTGTTTATTGGCCCGAGCTCATTAATCTGGCCCCCGCTTTGCGTCTGGAAGATCGGGCACAGCTGTTCTCCATCTTGTGGGGTGAACAGGCTGAGTTGAGTGAACTTTATATCGGCCTGGCTAAAGTGCTGCAGGCCCTGGGCCATCCCAGCAAGGTGTATGCACCCTTGACCGCCCTGATCCGTCGCGAAGGCGATGGCTTTGTGCAGCAGGACAGCATCATGAACGTGGATGTGCTCGAATCCTTGGGCAGTCCCGCCGAGAAAAGCCTGAGCGTTTTGCCCGTGCGCGAGCACGATGGCCAGACCGTTGTTGCTGCCCAGGCGGTGGACGTGCCCTTGGCCCATCTGGCCGCGCTGACCGTTGAGCTGACCTTTCCCTTGATCGGTGAAACCCAGGCCAGCGGTGTGGACAAGGTAGACCTGCTGGATTTTCCGGGTTACCGCGGTCGCCTGAACATTCGCTCGGTGCAGGAGGCCGGTGCCGCGTCGGAGAGCAGCGGTGGCAATCCTGCCTCGCAGCTGATTCTGCGCGGCAAGGTGGCCTATCTGTTTGAGCGCTATACCGACCAGCAGGAGATGAATGGCCTTGTCATGTGTACGGCCTCGGACAAGCAAAGTGATGTCAAGGACGTGGAACCCGTGCTGACACGGTGGGTGCATCGCACTCAGGGGGCCACACCGCAGGAGCGCCAGAACCGCAAAGTAGGCCTGATGTGGGCCATTACCATGTTTGACAAACGTATTGGCGCCTCCCTGATTCAGGATGATGCTCAGGTGCGTGACAGCTGGGATGGCTTGATGAAGATGAGCTTCAAGGAGCGTTTTGGCCACTGCGAATGGTTGCAGCAATGGCGTCCCGATCAGCCGTTTTCCAACACCTTCCTGGTGCGCAAGCCCGGCATGCCCACGCCGTTTATCGATCTGGATACAGAGAGCCGGGAGCTCTCCATTACCGCCTCTGTGGCCGAGAAAATGGGGCGCATGCGCGGCAGCTTTATTGAGAACCCGCTGCTGGCGCAGCAACTGAGTGATCCAGCCCAGGCCTGGGATGCCATGCTCGCCTTGAACGATGGCGGTATGCAGCGTTTGCGCGCTTATGTGGCCCAGATCGGCGGCCTGGATTTCAAGCTGATGCGCCTGCAAGAGCAGTTTCGCAGTTTGCATGACAGCTTGGTCAAGAAGTCCCTGTATTCCTGGTACAGCCAGGATGGCGATCAGCAATCGGTAGTCAAAGAGGCGCTGGCCAAACAGTTCCGTGAAGAATTGCCTGCCTATCGTGCCCTTGTGGGCGAACTGCTGGCGGCCTTGCACCTGTCGCAAGACACCTTGCGAGATCTGTTCTTGAGCCTGGGTTCCAGCAAGAGTGAGCCCGATGAACCGGGCGTGTTGGTTCAGGAGCAGCCTTTCGAGCAGCAGTATGCCGATCTGGTTTATCGCAGTTGGGTCAGTCAGTTGCGTGACCTTCCTGCCAGCCGCACCAATCAGAATGTGTTGCGCATGCCGGTCGATTTGCTCGCCAGCCTGGTGGAGGAGTTGATTGTGGCCTCGGATCGTTGGGCCTTGCGCGACAAGCTGCTGGCCGCGCTGACCAAGCGTCGTCAAAGCGGTGTGCGGCGCGAGCGCCTGGCTGATCGTCAGGTCTGCAATGTGTCCATGACGATCAGCGAGTTTGTGACCTGGTTCTACCTGAAAGGCGGCACCGAGGATTTCTTCAAGACCCCCAGGACGTTTGCCCCCGATGGCATGCCGGCACTGCCCGCCCAGCCCCAGGATCACGGTGCTCTCTTTTTTGAGCAATGGCTGGCCGCTTTGGCGCACACCACCTTGCATAACGCGGGTTATGAGGGCGGGCGCGAACTGAGCCTGGAGCAAAATCAGGCCTTGGGCCGCATTTTGGACTGTTTTACCGATAAGAGCGTGGCATGA
- a CDS encoding vWA domain-containing protein, which yields MMIRPLVRFSLLAALLLGAGQAQAAAPLLQEGKKTLYQRVLTTPSCRLFSSATDQQGKPVPAFSRFYIYQRIEQAGAERLQVGPDSQGKTVGWLDKACTVDWKMQLTLAFTNPANRDRMLFFQERTLLEKVLDTPDPATLVAPIRQALRKDAQAEGVLAQEPEYFVDVQEQFYLLPVLSGEEVMTENGFRTRLLNVASVSKQTADQNEPDAAKNEPQPDQDALRTSQIKGFSAAVVFVIDSTISMDPYIERTREAVRKVYSKVEEQGLSEQVKFGLIAFRSNLDAAPGIEYLTRMYADPNTVTSSEDFLAKVADLKQAKVSTVAYDEDAYAGVLEALDKVNWNDFGARYVVLITDAGALEGNNTYSSTGLDAPQLRIEAAKPGVAIYTLHLKTPSGKNNHAKAEDQYRELSTYGGTQTSLYYPVNAGDVNQFGKMVDNLATALTEQVKVAYQGGDAIGSAARAEETGDSTTDQMLSDAELIGHAMRLAYLGKTTGTTAPEVFHAWISDRDLVRQNIPTTDVRVLLTKAQLSDLSAVVKQILEAANEGMISPTDMFNRLRSVAAAMGADPSTLKQEKGTKLAELGLMSEYLDDLPYQSAVLSLDEDTWSSWDALSQEKFIRDLGIKLRHYERYNADADRWVSLAEGADARDDVYPVPLEMMP from the coding sequence ATGATGATCCGTCCGCTGGTTCGATTCAGTTTGCTTGCTGCGCTCTTGTTGGGGGCAGGCCAGGCACAGGCGGCCGCCCCCTTGCTGCAAGAGGGTAAAAAGACGCTTTATCAACGCGTCCTGACCACGCCTTCCTGCCGTCTGTTTTCTTCGGCAACGGATCAACAGGGCAAGCCAGTTCCCGCCTTTAGCCGTTTTTATATTTATCAGCGCATCGAGCAGGCCGGGGCAGAGCGCTTGCAGGTGGGCCCGGACAGCCAGGGCAAAACCGTGGGCTGGCTGGACAAGGCCTGCACGGTGGACTGGAAAATGCAGTTGACCCTGGCCTTTACCAACCCGGCCAACCGTGACCGCATGTTGTTTTTCCAGGAGCGCACCTTGCTGGAAAAAGTCCTGGACACGCCTGACCCGGCAACCCTGGTGGCTCCTATCCGTCAGGCGCTGCGTAAAGACGCGCAGGCCGAGGGTGTGCTGGCCCAGGAACCTGAGTATTTTGTGGATGTGCAAGAGCAGTTCTACCTGTTGCCCGTTTTGAGTGGCGAAGAGGTGATGACTGAAAACGGTTTCCGTACGCGTTTGCTCAATGTGGCCTCGGTCAGCAAACAGACAGCCGATCAGAACGAGCCGGACGCCGCCAAGAACGAGCCGCAGCCGGATCAGGATGCCCTTCGCACGTCCCAGATCAAGGGCTTTAGTGCGGCAGTCGTTTTTGTGATTGACTCCACCATTTCCATGGACCCCTACATTGAACGTACCCGCGAGGCGGTACGCAAGGTCTATAGCAAGGTGGAAGAGCAGGGCCTGTCAGAGCAGGTCAAGTTCGGGTTGATCGCGTTTCGCTCCAATCTGGACGCGGCACCGGGCATTGAGTATCTGACGCGCATGTATGCAGATCCCAATACCGTCACCAGCAGTGAAGACTTCCTGGCTAAAGTGGCCGATCTGAAGCAGGCCAAGGTCTCGACGGTTGCCTATGACGAAGACGCCTACGCCGGGGTGCTCGAAGCCCTGGACAAGGTGAACTGGAATGATTTTGGCGCGCGCTACGTGGTGCTGATTACCGACGCCGGGGCGCTGGAAGGCAATAACACGTATTCCTCGACCGGCCTGGATGCGCCGCAACTGCGTATTGAAGCGGCCAAGCCGGGGGTGGCGATCTACACCCTGCATCTGAAGACGCCCTCGGGCAAGAACAACCACGCCAAAGCCGAAGACCAGTACCGCGAGCTGTCCACGTATGGGGGCACGCAGACTTCGCTGTACTACCCCGTCAATGCCGGTGATGTGAACCAGTTTGGCAAGATGGTCGATAACCTGGCCACGGCGCTGACGGAGCAGGTCAAAGTGGCCTATCAGGGCGGAGATGCCATTGGCAGCGCGGCCCGCGCCGAGGAAACGGGCGATAGCACGACTGACCAGATGCTCTCGGACGCCGAGTTGATCGGCCATGCCATGCGCCTGGCCTATCTGGGTAAGACAACCGGCACCACCGCGCCCGAGGTATTTCATGCCTGGATCAGCGATCGGGACCTGGTGCGCCAGAACATTCCCACAACGGATGTCCGTGTTCTGTTGACCAAAGCCCAGTTGAGTGATCTGAGCGCTGTGGTTAAACAGATTCTGGAGGCGGCCAACGAAGGCATGATTTCGCCTACCGACATGTTTAACCGCTTGCGTTCCGTGGCCGCCGCCATGGGGGCGGACCCCAGCACCTTGAAGCAGGAAAAGGGCACCAAGCTCGCCGAGCTGGGCCTGATGAGCGAGTATCTGGACGACTTGCCCTACCAAAGTGCGGTACTGAGTCTGGACGAAGATACCTGGAGCAGTTGGGATGCCCTGAGCCAGGAGAAATTCATTCGTGATCTGGGCATCAAGTTGCGCCATTACGAGCGTTACAACGCGGATGCGGATCGCTGGGTGTCATTGGCCGAAGGGGCGGATGCGCGGGATGACGTGTATCCCGTGCCGTTGGAGATGATGCCCTGA
- a CDS encoding ABC transporter ATP-binding protein, whose translation MLRIQQLEVSRGQGPRAFRVQLPALALEAGQIVAVTGVSGCGKSTLLETLGLLLKPKQVKAFRLGRQAMDIKALYADGRESELAQWRARNLGFVLQNGGLLPYLSVWENMVLPRRLLGMPIKADHLDAAIATLKLERLLNLYPSALSIGERQRVAFSRAIAHAPGLVLADEPTAALDPETAHDVFQLFFSLARELDLAVLLVSHDWDSLSQFAIPRLQARLEPGLSVFLPQGDATCC comes from the coding sequence ATGCTCCGCATTCAGCAGTTAGAGGTTTCCCGGGGGCAAGGCCCCCGGGCTTTTCGTGTGCAATTGCCTGCGCTCGCTCTGGAAGCGGGGCAGATCGTGGCCGTGACCGGCGTCAGCGGATGCGGCAAAAGCACCTTGCTGGAGACCCTGGGACTGTTGCTCAAGCCCAAACAGGTCAAAGCGTTTCGTTTGGGCAGGCAGGCCATGGATATCAAGGCCTTGTATGCCGATGGTCGTGAATCCGAGTTGGCGCAATGGCGTGCCAGGAACCTGGGCTTTGTGCTGCAAAATGGTGGTCTGCTGCCCTACCTGTCGGTCTGGGAAAACATGGTTCTGCCACGGCGCTTGTTAGGCATGCCGATCAAGGCCGATCATCTGGATGCCGCGATTGCCACCCTGAAGCTGGAGCGGCTGCTGAATCTGTACCCCTCTGCCTTATCGATTGGAGAGCGCCAGCGAGTTGCTTTTTCGCGCGCGATTGCCCACGCTCCCGGCCTGGTGCTGGCCGATGAGCCTACCGCAGCCCTGGACCCCGAAACCGCTCATGATGTGTTCCAGCTGTTTTTCAGCCTGGCTAGGGAGCTGGATCTGGCGGTTTTGCTGGTCTCGCATGATTGGGACAGTCTGAGCCAGTTCGCCATTCCGCGCCTGCAAGCCAGATTGGAGCCCGGTTTGAGTGTTTTCCTTCCTCAGGGGGATGCGACATGCTGCTAA
- a CDS encoding ABC transporter permease: protein MLLSVCRLAWADLRFDWRISFCMVAAMVAVVAPLLLLFGLKHGVVTQLQQALLHDPRNLEVKMLSSGSFDQAWLDRLRQMPGVAYAVGMTRSLNTQADLRLDRRRFLENVEVLASAQGDPLLQTQARDLSPQEIILTQEAARRLNWQAGELVHIRVDRRLDGQREQGDKAMTVVDVLAEHRYSRPAVFVAPETLLALEYARDGFQVPDFALFSGKPLAADMPVLYARARVYASTIDQVGAVAKGLEQQGIPVASRYADIENVRAINRVLSLIFGVIALTAMVGCAASLGGAFLANVDRKRKDLAVLRLLGIDSGGVIRYVLIQALVLSLIAYALGLGLYGLGSALFNQLLVGDGLQTDFVCRITPAHALYALLMVASLACVVAAIGAWRAVRVQPAESLREM from the coding sequence ATGCTGCTAAGCGTGTGTCGACTGGCCTGGGCTGACTTGCGCTTTGACTGGCGCATCTCTTTTTGCATGGTTGCGGCCATGGTCGCCGTGGTCGCGCCTTTGCTGCTGCTCTTCGGTCTGAAGCACGGAGTTGTCACTCAATTGCAGCAAGCGTTGCTGCATGATCCGCGCAATCTGGAAGTAAAGATGCTGAGCAGCGGCAGCTTTGATCAGGCCTGGCTGGACCGGCTGCGACAGATGCCCGGTGTGGCATACGCCGTGGGCATGACGCGTTCGCTGAACACGCAGGCGGATCTGCGCCTGGACCGACGTCGTTTTCTGGAAAACGTTGAAGTGCTGGCCAGTGCGCAGGGCGATCCTTTGTTGCAGACCCAGGCTCGTGATCTGTCCCCCCAGGAAATCATTCTGACGCAGGAGGCTGCGCGCCGATTGAACTGGCAGGCGGGCGAGTTGGTTCATATTCGTGTTGACCGTCGTCTGGACGGGCAGCGCGAGCAGGGCGATAAAGCCATGACCGTGGTGGATGTGCTGGCTGAACATCGCTATTCGCGTCCTGCCGTGTTCGTGGCCCCGGAAACCCTGCTGGCCCTGGAATACGCTCGCGATGGTTTTCAAGTGCCCGATTTTGCCCTGTTCAGCGGCAAACCCCTGGCCGCTGATATGCCCGTGCTGTATGCCCGCGCCCGGGTCTATGCCAGCACGATCGATCAGGTCGGGGCGGTGGCCAAGGGGCTGGAACAGCAGGGTATTCCGGTGGCCAGCCGGTATGCCGACATTGAAAACGTTCGTGCCATCAATCGTGTGCTGAGCCTGATTTTTGGCGTGATTGCTCTGACGGCCATGGTGGGCTGCGCGGCCTCGTTGGGCGGTGCCTTTCTGGCTAATGTGGATCGCAAACGTAAAGATCTGGCGGTTCTGCGGCTGCTGGGTATTGATAGTGGCGGTGTCATTCGTTATGTGCTGATTCAGGCACTGGTACTGAGCCTGATCGCCTATGCCCTGGGGCTGGGCCTCTATGGCCTGGGCAGTGCTTTATTTAATCAATTACTAGTGGGAGATGGCCTCCAGACGGACTTCGTATGTCGTATCACCCCGGCCCATGCCTTGTACGCCTTATTGATGGTGGCGAGCCTGGCCTGTGTGGTGGCGGCGATCGGAGCCTGGCGTGCCGTTCGCGTTCAACCTGCGGAGAGTCTGCGTGAAATGTAA
- a CDS encoding formylglycine-generating enzyme family protein, which translates to MKCKLWFSAATALLGMSALAQAAPWEEKYYNPKPAEGDVVLPMPCEGAMVFRRVAVPVAGPLDDMRVVVGQEAQEWGYIEHKRPDFIAGSFTDGKAGSSRYYLMAKYELNKLQYQALTEATCPTPKNTLVVPQTEISWMDAIRVSDLYNQWLRDNAADKLPKEDGLAGFVRLPTEIEWEYAARGGSSLSSAEFRDVRYPMPEGMNDYEWYAGSQSSNGAVQLMGRLKPNPLGLHDILGNVDEMILEPFRLNKLDRQHGQAGGFVVRGGNFLSKPEALRASARKELAYYGSKGPTQAKTTGMRLALVSIALTSRDRVQAIEKSWQALGTEQGAVNPDAPAQESAVQRLGSLASSLEDDTLKTQLKQLEGDLRAANLRQEEMRDQAIRANLELGSFLCTKLKDDVLFVELLQRNYEALCQASPDDKQCVSRKLKLDEQHDRVAKLARYYASNLIDASSLYGLTLLEKQVPVARQMMEQNKSLSALKPYLDVHWKNQKDYLKTDSIDISAWKNNCKSIPNS; encoded by the coding sequence GTGAAATGTAAATTGTGGTTCAGTGCGGCGACGGCGCTGCTGGGTATGAGCGCGCTTGCTCAGGCGGCACCTTGGGAGGAGAAGTACTACAACCCCAAACCTGCCGAAGGCGATGTGGTGTTGCCCATGCCCTGTGAGGGTGCCATGGTGTTTCGCCGTGTCGCGGTGCCGGTGGCCGGCCCTCTGGATGATATGCGTGTGGTGGTGGGGCAGGAAGCGCAAGAATGGGGTTATATCGAACACAAACGCCCTGACTTTATTGCGGGCAGTTTTACCGATGGCAAGGCCGGTTCATCGCGCTACTACCTGATGGCCAAGTATGAGCTGAACAAATTGCAGTACCAGGCCCTGACTGAAGCCACCTGCCCGACACCCAAAAATACCTTGGTGGTGCCGCAGACCGAAATCAGCTGGATGGACGCGATCCGTGTGTCCGACCTGTACAACCAGTGGTTGCGCGACAATGCCGCCGACAAGCTGCCCAAAGAAGACGGCTTGGCTGGGTTTGTGCGTCTGCCAACGGAAATCGAGTGGGAATACGCGGCCCGTGGTGGCTCGTCCTTGTCTTCGGCCGAGTTCCGTGACGTGCGCTATCCCATGCCTGAAGGCATGAACGACTACGAGTGGTATGCCGGGTCGCAGTCGTCCAATGGGGCGGTTCAGCTAATGGGGCGGCTCAAGCCCAATCCGCTGGGGCTGCACGACATCTTGGGTAATGTGGACGAGATGATTCTGGAGCCGTTTCGCTTGAACAAGCTGGATCGTCAGCATGGTCAGGCTGGCGGCTTTGTGGTGCGGGGCGGCAATTTCCTGTCCAAGCCCGAAGCCTTGCGCGCTTCGGCGCGCAAGGAATTAGCCTATTACGGCTCCAAAGGGCCTACCCAGGCCAAAACGACGGGTATGCGGCTGGCTCTGGTGTCAATTGCCCTGACTTCGCGCGACCGGGTGCAGGCCATTGAAAAGAGCTGGCAGGCCTTGGGGACCGAGCAAGGCGCTGTCAACCCGGATGCGCCGGCACAAGAGTCCGCCGTGCAGCGTTTGGGCTCCCTGGCCAGCAGTCTGGAGGACGACACGCTCAAGACGCAGCTCAAGCAGCTGGAAGGGGATTTGCGCGCTGCCAATTTGCGACAGGAGGAAATGCGCGACCAAGCCATTCGCGCCAATCTGGAGCTGGGCTCTTTTCTGTGCACCAAACTTAAAGACGACGTCTTGTTCGTGGAGCTGCTGCAACGAAATTACGAGGCGCTGTGTCAGGCCAGCCCGGACGACAAACAGTGTGTCAGCCGCAAATTGAAGCTGGATGAACAGCACGATCGTGTTGCGAAACTGGCGCGTTATTACGCCAGCAACTTGATTGACGCCTCGTCCCTGTACGGGCTCACCTTGCTGGAAAAACAGGTGCCGGTCGCACGCCAGATGATGGAACAGAACAAGAGCCTCAGCGCCCTGAAACCTTATCTGGACGTGCACTGGAAGAATCAAAAAGACTATTTGAAAACAGATTCGATTGATATCAGTGCCTGGAAGAACAACTGCAAATCGATTCCCAACTCGTAA